In Acidovorax sp. GBBC 1281, a single window of DNA contains:
- a CDS encoding ABC transporter ATP-binding protein/permease, with protein sequence MPHPPLAKTSAWSLIRPYWFSQERWPARGLLALIVAMNLGIVYINVRINAWSADFFNALEARDTARFGPLLLLFTGLALAYIVLAVYALYFKQMLGFRWRRWLTTDYLQRWLHGNAFYRIERDRLADNPDQRIADDLSSLATTTLALTLDLLSTVVTLGSFVVILWSVGGPLLVHVAGYSATIPGYMVWAAAAYAVVGSVAMQAFGHRLVAVNYRQQQVEAHFRFGLVRVRENAEPIALYDGARAEAAHSATLFGRIQDNWRMVMRYTKRLTLVNSLYAQVAVVLPLALAAPRYFAGAYSFGVLMQISRAFDTVSGAMSWFINSYGTLAEWRATVNRLAELRDVLATVPATPSEGIQWRAGDGSVLATHGLQLALPSGATLLSVPDLRIAPGERWLLRGPSGAGKSTLLRALAGLWDFGSGTIERPRARMLFVPQRSYLPMGSLADALAYPDTAGEHPEAQVREALQAVGLAPFSGLLGEVAPWAQRLSPGEQQRLAFARVLLQQPEWVLLDEATSALDPAAERMLYTLLAERLPAATVISVGHRDALADFHARECVLAPSHAPQAIATSNLPGQGAPAGETALPA encoded by the coding sequence ATGCCCCATCCCCCGCTTGCCAAGACGTCCGCCTGGTCACTGATCCGCCCCTACTGGTTCTCGCAGGAGCGCTGGCCCGCGCGGGGCCTGCTGGCACTGATCGTGGCGATGAACCTGGGCATCGTGTACATCAACGTGCGCATCAACGCCTGGAGCGCGGACTTCTTCAACGCCCTGGAGGCGCGGGACACTGCCCGTTTCGGGCCCCTGCTGCTGCTGTTCACCGGGCTGGCGCTGGCCTACATCGTCCTGGCCGTGTATGCGCTGTACTTCAAGCAGATGCTCGGCTTTCGCTGGCGCCGGTGGCTCACGACCGACTACCTGCAGCGGTGGCTGCACGGCAACGCGTTCTACCGCATCGAGCGCGACCGGCTGGCCGACAACCCGGACCAGCGCATCGCCGATGACCTCAGCAGCCTGGCCACCACCACCCTCGCGCTGACGCTGGACCTGCTGTCCACGGTGGTCACCCTTGGTTCGTTCGTTGTGATCCTCTGGTCGGTGGGCGGGCCGCTGCTGGTGCATGTGGCAGGCTACAGCGCCACCATTCCAGGCTACATGGTCTGGGCCGCAGCGGCCTATGCCGTGGTGGGCTCGGTCGCCATGCAGGCCTTCGGCCACCGACTCGTGGCCGTGAACTACCGCCAGCAGCAGGTGGAGGCGCACTTCCGCTTCGGCCTGGTGCGGGTGCGCGAAAACGCGGAGCCCATTGCGCTGTACGACGGCGCACGGGCCGAAGCCGCCCACTCCGCCACCCTGTTCGGCCGCATCCAGGACAACTGGCGGATGGTGATGCGCTACACCAAGCGCCTCACGCTGGTGAACTCGCTGTACGCGCAGGTGGCCGTGGTGCTGCCGCTCGCGCTGGCAGCGCCACGCTACTTCGCGGGCGCCTACAGCTTCGGAGTGCTGATGCAGATCAGCCGGGCCTTCGACACGGTGAGCGGGGCGATGTCCTGGTTCATCAACAGCTACGGCACGCTGGCGGAATGGCGCGCCACGGTGAACCGGCTGGCCGAGCTGCGCGACGTGCTCGCCACCGTGCCTGCCACGCCGTCCGAAGGAATCCAGTGGCGAGCCGGGGACGGCTCCGTGCTGGCGACGCACGGCCTGCAACTGGCCCTGCCCAGCGGCGCCACGCTGCTTAGCGTGCCCGACCTGCGCATCGCGCCCGGCGAGCGCTGGCTGCTGCGGGGCCCCTCCGGAGCGGGAAAAAGCACCCTGCTGCGCGCGCTGGCCGGCCTGTGGGACTTCGGCAGCGGCACCATCGAGCGGCCGCGCGCGCGGATGCTCTTCGTGCCGCAGCGCAGCTACCTGCCGATGGGGAGCCTGGCCGATGCGCTCGCCTACCCGGACACGGCCGGCGAACACCCCGAAGCGCAGGTGCGCGAGGCACTGCAGGCGGTGGGGCTTGCGCCGTTCAGCGGCCTGCTCGGCGAGGTGGCGCCCTGGGCCCAGCGCCTGTCGCCCGGCGAGCAGCAGCGCCTGGCCTTCGCGCGCGTGCTGCTGCAGCAACCCGAATGGGTGCTGCTGGACGAGGCCACCAGCGCGCTGGACCCGGCGGCCGAGCGCATGCTCTACACGCTGCTGGCCGAGCGCCTGCCTGCCGCCACGGTCATCAGCGTGGGCCACCGGGACGCGCTGGCCGACTTCCATGCCCGCGAATGCGTGCTGGCACCGAGCCACGCACCGCAGGCGATCGCCACTTCCAACCTGCCCGGGCAGGGCGCCCCAGCCGGGGAGACCGCCCTGCCCGCCTGA
- a CDS encoding enoyl-CoA hydratase/isomerase family protein, which yields MTETTTAAAAEVLAQVRGQVGFITLNRPRALNALSLGMVRALMETLLAWQDDERILAVAIRGSNKEGPFGAFCAGGDIRFLHQAGSQGDPRLEDFFTEEYALNHLIHHYGKPYIAFMDGIVMGGGMGISQGASLRIVTERTKMAMPETAIGLFPDVGGGYFLSRCPGHAGEWLGLTGDTIGAGDAVALGLADGCLPSDRQAAVWDALGTESFTDAAAVQASIATKFVAQEAMSTRASAEIDRYFALDSVQAIMAALEAAGTDWARTTAATLRKRSPLMLHMVLEQIRRARGMDLAADLRMERDMVRHCFFLRPGQSETVEGIRALAVDKDHTPRWSPARIEDVTPEMVAPFFQSPWPAHAHPLAALR from the coding sequence ATGACGGAGACGACGACGGCAGCGGCCGCAGAGGTTTTGGCCCAGGTGCGCGGGCAGGTGGGGTTCATCACCCTCAACCGCCCCCGGGCACTGAATGCGCTGTCGCTGGGCATGGTGCGCGCGCTCATGGAGACCCTGCTGGCATGGCAGGACGACGAGCGCATCCTGGCGGTGGCCATTCGCGGCAGCAACAAGGAAGGCCCGTTCGGGGCCTTCTGCGCGGGCGGCGACATCCGCTTTCTGCACCAGGCGGGCAGCCAGGGCGATCCGAGGCTGGAGGATTTCTTCACCGAGGAATACGCGCTCAACCACCTGATCCACCACTACGGCAAGCCCTACATCGCGTTCATGGACGGCATCGTGATGGGCGGCGGCATGGGCATCAGCCAGGGGGCCAGCCTGCGCATCGTGACCGAGCGCACGAAGATGGCCATGCCCGAGACGGCCATCGGCCTGTTTCCGGACGTGGGGGGCGGCTATTTCCTGTCGCGTTGCCCGGGACACGCCGGCGAATGGCTGGGCCTGACGGGTGACACCATCGGCGCAGGCGATGCGGTGGCGCTGGGCCTGGCCGACGGCTGCCTGCCGTCCGATCGGCAGGCGGCGGTCTGGGATGCGCTGGGCACGGAGTCCTTCACCGACGCAGCGGCGGTGCAGGCATCGATTGCTACTAAATTTGTAGCACAAGAGGCAATGAGTACTAGGGCATCGGCCGAAATCGATCGATATTTCGCGTTGGACAGCGTCCAGGCCATCATGGCGGCCCTGGAGGCCGCCGGCACCGATTGGGCCCGCACCACGGCAGCCACCTTGCGCAAGCGCTCGCCGCTCATGCTGCACATGGTGCTGGAGCAGATCCGCCGCGCCCGCGGCATGGATCTGGCGGCCGATCTGCGCATGGAGCGCGACATGGTGCGCCACTGCTTTTTCCTGCGGCCCGGCCAGAGCGAAACGGTCGAAGGCATCCGGGCCCTGGCGGTGGACAAGGACCACACGCCGCGCTGGAGCCCGGCGCGCATCGAGGACGTAACGCCGGAGATGGTGGCGCCGTTCTTCCAGAGCCCGTGGCCGGCCCATGCCCACCCGCTGGCCGCGCTGCGCTGA